The Setaria viridis chromosome 6, Setaria_viridis_v4.0, whole genome shotgun sequence genome contains a region encoding:
- the LOC117860654 gene encoding protein SOSEKI 3, whose translation MEGRPTRRRAAATATASSPSPGRNKVWVEPPGKSHHQTPARSPPPASAPAPASPGAKRVAVVYYLCRNRHLEHPHFIEVPLASPEEGLYLRDVINRLNVLRGKGMASMYSWSCKRSYKNGFVWHDLSEDDLVLPAQGNEYILKGSELLDRSPPPDRQQNGASNPKVEGLKHPKEESPQSRGSQEGCSSSSSPSAVVKDISPPPATPRPQQQGQSTLLPSSSASTNHEDEQCRTTHSGSSGNQSPEPAGRNAPLSEASSPGPSEYRVCKPVGAQDAATQTDDSERYVPEKDTRVTGMSMEAGTSDAEIQECHERSSLVSPEGPEIVRESPGVCSSDASPGGRVETLESLIRAEASRRSSFRTLEEEHMFGPMGVKLKPANLLMQLITCGSISVKEHRGFGIIPTYRPRFTQVEFPSPVFSTPVALRHLDKIPCNARTIGMRAPESECFSGSLVETKKQDESGRGISALKRSSSYDEDRVYREAHSKSDTESSVESGSFRCLPQTIRIISCKQSRNGTILSPVSDVRNSSSRQEYSARSSPLGSSKSASNRMTDPSLGKLSSARIESFHEEKDLIKIEERLPSGARVIIQSVPLCEESDDSNESL comes from the exons ATGGAGGGGAGGcccacgcgccgccgcgccgccgccaccgccaccgcctccagcCCCAGCCCCGGCCGCAACAAGGTCTGGGTCGAGCCGCCGGGCAAGAGCCACCACCAGACCCCGGCGCGGTCGCCGCCCCCGGCCTCGGCCCCAGCCCCGGCGTCGCCGGGGGCGAAGAGGGTGGCAGTGGTGTACTACCTCTGCCGCAACCGCCATCTGGAGCACCCGCACTTCATCGAGGTGCCGCTCGCCTCCCCGGAGGAAGGCCTCTACCTGCGAG atgTGATTAACCGCCTCAACGTGCTGAGGGGGAAGGGCATGGCCTCCATGTACTCCTGGTCCTGCAAGAG GAGCTACAAGAACGGCTTCGTGTGGCACGACCTGTCCGAGGACGATCTCGTGCTCCCCGCGCAGGGCAACGAGTACATCCTCAAGGGCTCCGAGCTCCTtgaccgctcgccgccgccag ATCGGCAGCAGAACGGTGCCAGCAACCCAAAGGTTGAGGGCCTCAAGCACCCCAAGGAAGAGTCCCCTCAGTCGCGAGGTTCACAAGAAGGatgctcctcctcatcatctccGTCTGCCGTCGTCAAAGATATCTCACCTCCGCCCGCTACTCCACGGCCACAGCAACAGGGACAGTCAACATTGCTGCCATCATCGTCGGCTTCCACCAACCACGAGGATGAGCAATGCCGGACTACGCATTCAGGCTCATCAGGCAACCAGTCCCCTGAACCTGCAGGGAGAAATGCTCCATTATCAGAGGCAAGCTCCCCAGGACCTTCGGAGTACAGAGTCTGCAAACCCGTCGGAGCTCAGGACGCTGCCACGCAAACAGATGATAGTGAGAGATATGTTCCTGAGAAGGATACTCGTGTGACGGGAATGTCCATGGAGGCTGGTACATCAGATGCTGAGATTCAAGAATGCCATGAAAGGAGCTCATTGGTATCGCCAGAGGGACCTGAAATCGTTCGAGAATCGCCAGGGGTATGTTCTTCTGATGCTTCGCCAGGTGGCAGAGTTGAGACCTTGGAGTCCCTGATAAGAGCGGAAGCCAGTAGGAGAAGTAGCTTTAGAACACTAGAGGAGGAACATATGTTTGGCCCGATGGGTGTGAAACTCAAGCCAGCCAATTTGCTAATGCAGCTTATCACTTGTGGATCTATATCTGTGAAAGAACACCGAGGCTTTGGGATCATCCCAACGTACAGGCCTAGGTTTACACAAGTTGAGTTCCCTTCTCCAGTGTTCTCTACTCCTGTGGCATTGCGACACCTTGACAAAATCCCTTGTAACGCAAGAACAATCGGGATGAGAGCTCCAGAGTCTGAATGTTTCAGCGGGAGCTTGGTCGAGACCAAGAAGCAGGATGAGTCTGGGAGAGGAATCAGCGCACTCAAACGCTCATCATCTTATGATGAGGATAG GGTTTATAGAGAAGCACATTCCAAAAGTGATACAGAAAGCTCTGTTGAGTCAGGCAGTTTCAGGTGTCTCCCACAGACTATCAGAATTATATCATGTAAGCAATCGAGAAATGGAACAATACTCTCCCCTGTCTCTGACGTCAGGAACAGCTCTAGTCGACAAGAATATAGTGCTAGATCCTCGCCACTGGGTTCATCAAAGAGTGCAAGCAATAGGATGACTGATCCATCACTAGGTAAACTATCCTCTGCAAGAATAGAGTCATTCCACGAGGAGAAGGACCTGATCAAGATCGAAGAAAG GCTTCCTTCTGGAGCTCGGGTTATAATCCAATCTGTACCTTTGTGTGAAGAAAGTGATGACAGCAATGAATCACTGTAA
- the LOC117860656 gene encoding expansin-A32 isoform X2 produces the protein MEPNGGGGKDQSNRAGAGLPCPRLCDWFGRRGGGEGPGGLGQGGGRLVHHNHGKFTAGPWKPAHATFYGGRDGSDTTAGACGYKDTRAEGYGVQTVAVSTVLFGDGAACGGCYEVRCVDSPHGCKAAAAAPLVVTATNLCPPNYQQSSDNGGWCNPPREHFDLSMPAFLQIAEEKAGIVPISYRRVACVKQGGIRYTITGNRYFNMVMVTNVGGAGDLAAVSVKGSKRVKWTELKRNWGQVWQTGEDLTGESLTFRLMTSDHRKATSWHVLPTNWQFGVTYESTKNF, from the exons ATGGAACCAAATGGGGGCGGGGGGAAGGATCAATCAAATCGAGCAGGCGCTGGTTTGCCTTGCCCTCGCCTGTGTGATTGGtttgggaggagaggaggaggagaaggaccaGGGGGGCTGGGCCAAGG CGGCGGGCGCCTGGTGCACCACAACCACGGCAAGTTCACGGCCGGCCCCTGGAAGCCCGCGCACGCCACCTTCTACGGCGGGCGCGACGGCTCCGACACGACGGCGGGCGCGTGCGGGTACAAGGACACGCGGGCGGAGGGGTACGGCGTGCAGACGGTGGCGGTGAGCACGGTGCTgttcggcgacggcgcggcgtgcggcggaTGCTACGAGGTGCGGTGCGTGGACAGCCCCCACggctgcaaggcggcggcggcggcgccgctggtgGTGACGGCGACGAACCTGTGCCCGCCCAACTACCAGCAGTCGAGCGACAACGGCGGGTGGTGCAACCCGCCGCGGGAGCACTTCGACCTGAGCATGCCGGCGTTCCTGCAGATCGCGGAGGAGAAGGCCGGGATCGTGCCCATCTCCTACCGGCGGGTGGCGTGCGTGAAGCAGGGCGGCATCCGCTACACCATCACCGGGAACAGGTACTTCAACATGGTGATGGTGACCAacgtgggcggcgccggcgacctggCGGCGGTGTCGGTGAAGGGGAGCAAGCGCGTCAAGTGGACGGAGCTGAAGCGCAACTGGGGGCAGGTGTGGCAGACCGGGGAAGACCTCACCGGAGAGTCGCTGACGTTCCGGCTGATGACCAGCGACCACCGCAAGGCCACATCCTGGCACGTCCTCCCCACCAACTGGCAGTTCGGCGTCACCTACGAGTCGACCAAGAACTTCTAG
- the LOC117860655 gene encoding superoxide dismutase [Cu-Zn], chloroplastic: protein MAAQTFLLAPPAALFAAPSSSARPFHSLRLVAGPGGAAAARALVLADATKKAVAVLKGTSEVEGVVTLTQDDEGPTTVNVRVTGLTPGLHGFHLHEFGDTTNGCISTGPHFNPNNLTHGAPEDEVRHAGDLGNIVANTEGVAEATIVDSQIPLSGPNSVVGRAFVVHELEDDLGKGGHELSLTTGNAGGRLACGVVGLTPL from the exons atggccgcgcagaccttcctcctcgcgccgccagccgccctCTTCGCCGCCCCCTCTTCCTCCGCACGCCCTTTCCActcgctccgcctcgtcgccggcccagggggtgccgccgccgccagggcgcTCGTCCTCGCCGACGCCACCAAGAAGGCCGTCGCCGTCCTCAAGGGCACATCCGAGGTCGAGGGCGTCGTCACGCTCACGCAGGACGACGAAG GACCTACCACAGTCAACGTCCGTGTCACTGGACTTACTCCTGGACTTCATGGCTTCCACCTC CACGAGTTTGGCGATACCACCAATGGATGCATATCGACAG GACCACATTTCAACCCAAACAACCTGACACACGGTGCGCCAGAAGATGAAGTCCGTCATGCGGGTGACCTGGGAAACATTGTTGCCAATACTGAGG GAGTCGCTGAGGCAACCATCGTTGATAGCCAG ATTCCTTTGAGCGGCCCAAATTCAGTTGTTGGGAGAGCATTTGTAGTCCAtgagcttgaagatgatttgGGGAAAG GTGGCCATGAGCTTAGCCTCACTACTGGAAATGCTGGAGGAAGACTGGCATGTG GTGTCGTTGGCCTGACTCCATTGTAA
- the LOC117860656 gene encoding expansin-A32 isoform X1, whose product MAPPPATSRRGPLVVPLLLLLLAALDVAGASGHKPLTPGGRLVHHNHGKFTAGPWKPAHATFYGGRDGSDTTAGACGYKDTRAEGYGVQTVAVSTVLFGDGAACGGCYEVRCVDSPHGCKAAAAAPLVVTATNLCPPNYQQSSDNGGWCNPPREHFDLSMPAFLQIAEEKAGIVPISYRRVACVKQGGIRYTITGNRYFNMVMVTNVGGAGDLAAVSVKGSKRVKWTELKRNWGQVWQTGEDLTGESLTFRLMTSDHRKATSWHVLPTNWQFGVTYESTKNF is encoded by the coding sequence ATGgcaccaccgccggcgacgtcgaGAAGAGGTCCTCTCGtcgtgccgctgctgctgctgctgctggcggcgcTCGACGTCGCAGGTGCGAGCGGCCACAAGCCCTTGACGCCCGGCGGGCGCCTGGTGCACCACAACCACGGCAAGTTCACGGCCGGCCCCTGGAAGCCCGCGCACGCCACCTTCTACGGCGGGCGCGACGGCTCCGACACGACGGCGGGCGCGTGCGGGTACAAGGACACGCGGGCGGAGGGGTACGGCGTGCAGACGGTGGCGGTGAGCACGGTGCTgttcggcgacggcgcggcgtgcggcggaTGCTACGAGGTGCGGTGCGTGGACAGCCCCCACggctgcaaggcggcggcggcggcgccgctggtgGTGACGGCGACGAACCTGTGCCCGCCCAACTACCAGCAGTCGAGCGACAACGGCGGGTGGTGCAACCCGCCGCGGGAGCACTTCGACCTGAGCATGCCGGCGTTCCTGCAGATCGCGGAGGAGAAGGCCGGGATCGTGCCCATCTCCTACCGGCGGGTGGCGTGCGTGAAGCAGGGCGGCATCCGCTACACCATCACCGGGAACAGGTACTTCAACATGGTGATGGTGACCAacgtgggcggcgccggcgacctggCGGCGGTGTCGGTGAAGGGGAGCAAGCGCGTCAAGTGGACGGAGCTGAAGCGCAACTGGGGGCAGGTGTGGCAGACCGGGGAAGACCTCACCGGAGAGTCGCTGACGTTCCGGCTGATGACCAGCGACCACCGCAAGGCCACATCCTGGCACGTCCTCCCCACCAACTGGCAGTTCGGCGTCACCTACGAGTCGACCAAGAACTTCTAG
- the LOC117859844 gene encoding malate dehydrogenase [NADP] 1, chloroplastic: MGLSTAYSPAGSRLATPPLGAAATARRRSVQPLRPRRHHLLATVRCSVDAAKQVQDGAATVAAEAPASRHAECFGVFCTTYDLKADDKTKSWKKLVNIAVSGAAGMISNHLLFKLASGEVFGQDQPIALKLLGSERSIQALEGVAMELEDSLYPLLREVSIGIDPYEVFEDVDWALLIGAKPRGPGMERAALLDINGQIFADQGKALNAVASRNVKVIVVGNPCNTNALICLKNAPNIPAKNFHALTRLDENRAKCQLALKAGVFYDKVSNVTIWGNHSTTQVPDFLNAKIDGRPVKEAIKDTKWLEEEFTMTVQKRGGVLIQKWGRSSAASTAVSIVDAIRSLVTPTPEGDSFSSGVYTTGNPYGIAEDIVFSMPCRSKGDGDYELVSDVLMDDFLWERIKKSEAELLAEKKCVAHLTGEGNAFCDLPEDTMLPGEM, from the exons atggGTCTCTCAACAGCTTACTCCCCGGCCGGATCGCGCCTCGCCACGCCCCctctcggcgccgccgccaccgcgcgccgccgctccgtgcagcccctccgcccgcgccggcaTCACCTGCTCGCCACCGTCCGATGCTCCGTCGACGCCGCCAA GCAGGTGCAGGACGGCGCGGCGACGGTCGCGGCGGAGGCGCCAGCGTCGCGCCACGCGGAGTGCTTCGGGGTCTTCTGCACCACCTACGACCTCAAGGCG GATGACAAGACCAAGTCATGGAAGAAGCTAGTGAACATTGCTGTGTCAGGCGCGGCTGGCATGATATCAAATCATCTGCTCTTCAAA CTTGCCTCTGGTGAGGTTTTTGGGCAAGACCAACCAATAGCACTTAAGTTACTTGGCTCAGAAAGATCAATACAAGCACTAGAAG GTGTAGCTATGGAACTGGAGGACTCACTATATCCATTGCTGAGGGAAGTCAGCATTGGTATAGATCCTTATGAGGTCTTTGAAGATGTAGATTGGGCCCTTCTTATTGGTGCTAAGCCCCGAGGCCCTGGAATGGAGCGAGCTGCGTTACTAGACATCAACGGCCAAATCTTTGCTGATCAG GGGAAAGCACTTAACGCCGTGGCATCGCGGAACGTGAAAGTTATAGTTGTTGGCAATCCCTGTAACACTAA TGCGCTCATTTGCTTGAAAAATGCTCCAAACATTCCAGCGAAAAATTTTCATGCGCTGACGAGGTTGGACGAAAATAGAGCAAAGTGCCAG CTAGCACTAAAAGCAGGCGTGTTTTATGACAAAGTATCGAACGTGACTATTTGGGGGAACCATTCGACAACTCAG GTTCCTGATTTCTTGAATGCCAAAATTGATGGGAGACCAGTGAAAGAAGCCATTAAGGATACAAAGTGGTTAGAAGAAGAATTCACCATGACAGTTCAAAAG CGCGGTGGTGTGCTCATCCAAAAATGGGGCAGATCTTCAGCTGCATCAACCGCTGTTTCAATAGTTGATGCTATTAGATCCCTTGTAACTCCTACCCCAGAAGGCGATTCGTTCTCTTCAGGG GTTTATACTACTGGAAATCCTTATGGCATAGCAGAGGACATCGTGTTCAGTATGCCATGCAGATCAAAG GGGGATGGTGACTATGAACTAGTTAGTGATGTGTTAATGGACGATTTTCTCTGGGAACGGATTAAAAAG AGTGAAGCTGAACTGCTTGCTGAGAAGAAATGTGTTGCCCATCTTACAGGAGAG GGGAATGCATTTTGTGATCTTCCGGAAGATACCATGCTACCAGGAGAGATGTAG
- the LOC117859843 gene encoding uncharacterized protein — translation MTHPSSSSSSAPPPAAAAAEATSLAPGFRFHPTDEELVSYYLKRKVLGRPLKVDAIAEVDLYKLEPWDLPSRSRLRSRDSQWYFFSRLDRKHANRARTNRATSGGYWKTTGKDREVRHGPRIVGMKKTLVFHAGRAPKGERTNWVMHEYRLEGDEAAGIPQDSFVVCRIFQKAGPGPQNGAQYGAPFVEEEWEEDDEDVGLLPVEGDAVVDHEVPPGPKEIPGALEKGYLQMSDLIQGLGDQNGNGTIGLPISDTSNNSNHSEDVDGNSGDILSDPNLGSNFLQYVEPGEQNSLMLSDNMISNANAGDFFNNSSPSDGFLELKDFADAANLDYPLGNESTVWPSDGWAWKTPNSLEAVNGANNDIPPLPDDQTFQPDELEQLLQSIQEDSHFGSSIIDPSHSSITNSVMPEDDSLMFYDAPFDSTICDDGFRQVNGILSSPATNLSGIGMVDDGMPYYDATDDNLFNDILGSIQQPSGSSHAFNGPVLTQEVNNTMYTYSPTQKVLEPNFVVGAPSSARLPEAGSQLNCVVLPDGQAKSSTYGKGFVKILDSISAPPAFALEPANLCKSLAPISGARPNTIHVSAEVISIGSLAVASGPDKWAQHKDQGMELLFTDFEPGTRVHCGCNPITTVLRGGFCLVFFSAIMLLVSYEVGMCIYGK, via the exons ATGACCCacccctcctcgtcctcgtcctccgccccgccgccggcggcggcggcggcggaggccaccTCCCTCGCGCCGGGCTTCCGCTTCCACCCCACGGACGAGGAGCTCGTCTCCTACTACCTCAAGCGCAAGGTCCTCGGCCGCCCGCTCAAGGTCGACGCCATCGCCGAGGTCGACCTCTACAAGCTCGAGCCCTGGGACCTACcctcccgctcccgcctccgctcccGCGACTCCCAGTGGTACTTCTTCAGCCGCCTCGACCGCAAGCACGCCAACCGCGCCCGCACCAACCGCGCCACGTCGGGGGGATACTGGAAGACCACCGGGAAGGACAGGGAGGTGCGCCATGGACCCAGGATCGTGGGGATGAAGAAGACGCTCGTCTTccacgccggccgcgcgcccaaGGGCGAGCGCACCAACTGGGTCATGCACGAGTACCGCCTCGAGGGCGACGAGGCCGCGGGGATCCCGCAG GACTCGTTTGTGGTGTGCCGGATCTTCCAGAAAGCTGGCCCAGGGCCGCAGAACGGGGCGCAGTATGGAGCACCCTTCGTCGAGGAGGAATGggaggaggatgacgaagaTGTCGGTTTGCTTCCGGTGGAGGGTGATGCTGTTGTTGACCATGAGGTTCCCCCAGGTCCTAAGGAGATCCCTGGCGCTTTGGAGAAAGGCTATCTTCAAATGAGCGATCTCATCCAG GGTTTGGGTGATCAAAATGGGAATGGTACAATTGGTTTGCCAATTTCTGATACCTCAAATAATAGCAATCATTCTGAAGATGTGGATGGAAATTCTGGGGACATTTTAAGTGATCCGAATCTTGGCTCTAATTTTCTTCAGTATGTTGAGCCTGGGGAGCAGAATAGCTTAATGCTTAGTGATAATATGATATCAAACGCCAATGCTGgagatttttttaataattccAGCCCCAGTGATGGGTTCCTTGAGCTGAAGGATTTTGCAGATGCTGCAAATCTTGATTACCCATTAGGCAATGAGTCCACTGTCTGGCCTTCAGATGGTTGGGCATGGAAAACACCCAATTCTTTGGAAGCTGTAAATGGAGCTAACAATGATATTCCTCCACTCCCTGATGACCAGACCTTCCAGCCTGATGAGCTGGAGCAGTTGTTGCAGTCAATACAAGAAGATTCCCATTTTGGCTCAAGTATCATTGACCCCTCGCATTCTTCTATAACAAATTCAGTTATGCCAGAGGATGATTCTTTGATGTTCTATGATGCACCCTTTGATTCCACCATCTGTGATGATGGGTTTAGACAGGTGAATGGAATTCTTAGCTCCCCGGCTACCAACCTATCTGGTATTGGCATGGTGGATGATGGTATGCCATATTATGATGCAACGGATGATAATTTATTCAATGATATTCTGGGCTCCATACAGCAGCCATCTGGTAGTTCGCATGCTTTCAATGGCCCAGTCCTTACCCAAGAG GTCAACAATACCATGTATACATATAGTCCGACTCAAAAGGTTTTAGAACCTAATTTTGTAGTTGGTGCCCCATCATCTGCTAGGTTACCTGAAGCTGGTAGTCAGTTAAattgtgttgttttaccag ATGGGCAGGCTAAGAGTAGTACGTACGGAAAGGGCTTTGTAAAGATTTTGGATTCGATCTCTGCTCCCCCAGCTTTTGCACTGGAGCCGGCTAACCTCTGCAAATCCTTGGCTCCTATTTCTGGAGCACGCCCCAACACCATCCATGTCTCTGCTGAAGTGATCAGTATAGGTAGTTTAGCTGTTGCTTCTGGGCCCGATAAGTGGGCCCAGCATAAGGATCAAGGCATGGAGCTGCTCTTCACAGATTTTGAGCCTGGTACCCGTGTACACTGCGGCTGCAACCCGATTACCACGGTGCTGCGTGGTGGCTTCTGCCTTGTCTTCTTTTCGGCAATAATGCTCTTGGTGAGCTATGAGGTGGGTATGTGTATCTATGGCAAGTAG
- the LOC117861324 gene encoding protein SENSITIVE TO PROTON RHIZOTOXICITY 2, with protein sequence MIGGGGNPYFVQNQLFHHALDGMDGGFMEPPASDPADAHCHALLYNLSVLRDKVQQLQPLVGLAVEHDGPGGAAVSSAGAVIQEIITAASSMMYAFQQLCGLHAGAQSSTTAANAAPAVTNNIAAAAVGHAKNSGMPDTGPQAAVVMDHHVMQQQWQPQHHHRCGYGYDNRIHARTAVPSQSQSQPATAATTAEEEAGGGGTIIELDAAELLAKYTHYCQVCGKGFKRDANLRMHMRAHGDEYKSSAALANPAKAAGAGDSAAAATTSSRSYYSCPQEGCRWNRKHAKFQPLKSVICAKNHYKRSHCPKMYVCNRCNRKHFSVLSDLRTHEKHCGDHRWVCSCGTSFSRKDKLIGHLALFTGHHPAVPLDRQPNGGGRRLSSSTASASQLEE encoded by the exons ATGATCGGAGGAGGGGGGAACCCCTACTTCGTGCAGAACCAGCTGTTCCACCATGCCCTCGATGGCATGGACGGCGGGTTCATGGAGCCGCCGGCGTCCGATCCGGCCGACGCACACTGCCACGCGCTGCTCTACAACCTGTCCGTGCTCAGGGACAAggtgcagcagctgcagccgctcgtcgggctcgcggtcgagcACGAtgggcccggcggcgccgccgtgtccagcgccggcgccgtcatCCAGGAGAtcatcaccgccgcctcctcgatgATGTACGCCTTCCAGCAACTTTGCGGCCTGCACGCGGGTGCACAGTCATCTACGACCGCCGCTAATGCGGCGCCGGCGGTTACCAATAatatcgccgccgccgccgttggccaTGCCAAGAACAGCGGCATGCCGGATACTGGCCCCCAGGCGGCCGTCGTCATGGACCATCATGTCATGCAGCAGCAGTGGCAgccgcagcaccaccaccgctgcGGCTACGGCTACGACAACCGTATCCACGCCAGGACGGCCGTGCCATCGCAGTCGCAGTCGCAGCCGgcgaccgcggccacgacggccgaggaggaggccggcggcggcggcacgatcATCGAGCTGGACGCGGCGGAGCTGCTGGCCAAGTACACGCACTACTGCCAGGTGTGCGGCAAGGGGTTCAAGCGCGATGCCAACCTGCGTATGCACATGCGCGCGCACGGCGACGAGTACAAGAGCAGCGCGGCGCTGGCGAACCCggccaaggccgccggcgcgggggactccgccgcggcggcgacgacgagcagcAGGTCGTACTACTCGTGCCCGCAGGAGGGTTGCCGGTGGAACCGGAAGCACGCCAAGTTCCAGCCGCTCAAGTCGGTGATCTGCGCCAAGAACCACTACAAGCGGAGCCACTGCCCCAAGATGTACGTGTGCAACCGCTGCAACCGCAAGCACTTCTCCGTGCTCTCCGACCTCCGCACCCACGAGAAGCACTGCGGCGACCACCGCTGGGTCTGCTCCTGCGGCACCTCCTTCTCCCGCAAGGACAAGCTCATCGGACACCTCGCCCTCTTCACCGGACACCACCCCGCCGTCCCGCTCGACAGGCAAcccaacggcggcggcaggaggctgTCGTCGTCGACGGCATCGGCCTCGCAGCTAG AAGAATAA